In a genomic window of Gemmatimonadales bacterium:
- a CDS encoding DUF899 domain-containing protein encodes MTAHTTGTRQQWLAARLELLKAEKELTRRSDELAERRQELPWVRIDKQYRFDTDEGTASLPDLFRGRSQLLVYHFMFGSDYAAGCPHCSAIADGFNGFAVHLANHDVMLGAVSRAPLAKLQAYKRRMGWSFPWASSVGSDFTSDFGAGYTEQELRSGAAEYNFGSADWPPLPIGQEGPLAKLAAETGTDWATYTREAPGMSAFVLEAGVVYHTYSTYARGVDGLWGMYQWLDRAPRGRNETGLWLHRRDEYASK; translated from the coding sequence ATGACAGCACACACGACCGGAACCCGACAGCAGTGGCTCGCCGCCAGGCTCGAGCTGCTCAAAGCGGAGAAGGAGCTGACCCGGCGGAGCGACGAGCTGGCGGAGCGGCGGCAGGAGCTGCCGTGGGTCCGGATCGACAAGCAGTACCGCTTCGACACCGACGAGGGGACCGCCTCGCTACCAGACCTCTTCCGGGGGCGCTCGCAGCTCCTGGTCTACCACTTCATGTTCGGATCCGACTACGCGGCGGGGTGTCCGCACTGCTCGGCGATCGCGGACGGCTTCAACGGGTTCGCCGTGCACCTGGCCAACCACGACGTGATGCTCGGTGCGGTGTCACGGGCGCCGCTCGCCAAGCTGCAGGCGTACAAGCGGCGCATGGGGTGGAGCTTCCCGTGGGCGTCGTCAGTCGGAAGCGATTTCACCTCCGACTTCGGTGCGGGGTACACGGAGCAGGAACTGCGGTCAGGCGCGGCCGAATACAACTTCGGGTCGGCGGACTGGCCGCCACTCCCGATCGGCCAGGAGGGACCGCTCGCCAAACTCGCGGCGGAAACCGGCACCGACTGGGCGACGTACACGCGGGAGGCACCGGGCATGAGCGCGTTCGTACTCGAGGCCGGCGTGGTCTACCATACCTACTCGACCTACGCGCGCGGGGTGGACGGTCTCTGGGGGATGTATCAGTGGCTCGACCGGGCGCCGCGAGGGCGCAACGAGACCGGCCTCTGGCTCCATCGCCGGGACGAATACGCGAGCAAGTGA